In Oncorhynchus keta strain PuntledgeMale-10-30-2019 unplaced genomic scaffold, Oket_V2 Un_contig_14343_pilon_pilon, whole genome shotgun sequence, one genomic interval encodes:
- the LOC127918495 gene encoding uncharacterized protein LOC127918495 has protein sequence MSCHVTNCPSKNCPSKNCPSHNCPSHNCPSKNCPSQNCPSQNQNCPSQNCPSQNCPSQNCPSHNCPSQNCPSQNCPSHNCPSKNCPSKNCPSKNCPSKNCPSQNCPSKNCPSKNCPSQNCPSKNCPSKNCPSKNWSDTWRLVFPLRYMETGVPTEIHGDWCSH, from the exons ATGTCCTGCCATGtcact AACTGTCCCAGCAAGAACTGTCCCAGCAAGAACTGTCCCAGCCATAACTGTCCCAGCCATAACTGTCCCAGCAAGAACTGTCCCAGCCAGAACTGTCCCAGCCAGAACCAGAACTGTCCCAGCCAGAACTGTCCCAGCCAGAACTGTCCCAGCCAGAACTGTCCCAGCCATAACTGTCCCAGCCAGAACTGTCCCAGCCAGAACTGTCCCAGCCATAACTGTCCCAGCAAGAACTGTCCCAGCAAGAACTGTCCCAGCAAGAACTGTCCCAGCAAGAACTGTCCCAGCCAGAACTGTCCCAGCAAGAACTGTCCCAGCAAGAACTGTCCCAGCCAGAACTGTCCCAGCAAGAACTGTCCCAGCAAGAACTGTCCCAGCAAGAACTGGTCAGATACATGGAGACTGGTGTTCCCACTGAGATACATGGAGACTGGTGTTCCCACTGAGATACATGGAGACTGGTGTTCCCACTGA